A DNA window from Zingiber officinale cultivar Zhangliang chromosome 3A, Zo_v1.1, whole genome shotgun sequence contains the following coding sequences:
- the LOC122053109 gene encoding probable proteasome inhibitor, which yields MASDSSVMAVIRASRPSFRNDHDKVVFAVHASFLAAGFSLVATGARALSDNPPTDGEEVGIDGWNEPEDAYAFVYTKTVNGSKKIVTVKCLPIGDELAIDVLDLNEQKKEPLNLQINIKEYVSDVADQSSNYSKMYKNLKRLVDNLGAGLLAKLEPKFESSSSALSADKRRRDTTSEPSLIIAGQQEPYDPGLVYPPIPAGGISDIYPSPGAGIFPHRGSGIGGGMLVGPNDPRFFGSDERPGFIGGLPGVPPGARYDPYGPPGVPGFEPARFIRQPRRPGGGTHPDLEHFQGPDYI from the exons ATGGCTTCAGATAGCTCGGTGATGGCGGTAATCAGGGCCTCTCGCCCTTCCTTCCGGAACGATCACGACAAGGTAGTCTTCGCCGTCCACGCTTCCTTCCTAGCCGCCGGATTCTCTCTCGTCGCTACTGGTGCGAGGGCCCTCTCGGATAACCCTCCTACTG ATGGAGAAGAGGTTGGAATCGATGGGTGGAATGAACCTGAGGATGCCTATGCCTTTGTATACACGAAAACTGTCAACGGTTCCAAGAAGATCGTGACGGTAAAGTGCTTGCCTATAGGGGACGAACTCGCCATTGATGTATTGGATCTTAATGAACAGAAGAAGGAGCCTTTGAATCTCCAGATCAA CATAAAGGAATACGTGTCAGATGTGGCAGACCAGAGTAGCAATTATTCGAAGATGTATAAGAATCTGAAGCGTCTTGTTGATAATCTGGGAGCTGGACTTCTGGCCAAGTTAGAGCCCAAGTTTGAGAGTTCTTCATCAGCGCTTAG TGCTGATAAACGTAGGCGCGATACCACCAGTGAACCTTCTTTGATAATAGCTGGTCAGCAGGAACCTTACGATCCAGG TCTTGTTTACCCCCCTATTCCTGCTGGCGGAATAAGTGATATTTATCCTAGTCCTGGTGCTGGAATTTTTCCGCATAG AGGATCTGGCATAGGTGGTGGTATGCTTGTAG GACCAAATGATCCAAGGTTTTTTGGTTCTGATGAACGACCTGGCTTCATTGGTGGCCTTCC GGGTGTACCACCGGGTGCTCGTTATGACCCTTACGGCCCTCCAGGTGTCCCTGGGTTTGAGCCTGCTCGTTTTATCAG ACAACCACGTCGACCTGGTGGTGGCACTCATCCGGATCTCGAGCATTTCCAGGGACCTGATTATATATAG
- the LOC122053108 gene encoding universal stress protein PHOS32-like isoform X1, translating to MDSPRTPPKARLPVIEPSSPRFFLSAAAAASPGSHRRIAIAVDLSDESAYAVEWAVQNYLRPGDAVILLHVRSTSVLYGADWGAIDLSVESEDAASEVSPQRLEEDFDAFTATKAQDLAQPLVEAQIPFKIHIVKDHDMKERLCLEVERLGLSAVIMGSRGFGASRRNNKSRLGSVSDYCVHHCVCPVVVVRYPDDAAGVESGDMGSSFPLANGSKVPVGKETDLDAVAEEEQEFHDAAEEHKDDR from the exons ATGGACTCCCCTCGGACTCCCCCCAAGGCCCGGCTGCCTGTCATAGAGCCCAGCTCCCCTCGCTTCTTCCTctcggccgccgccgccgccagccCCGGTTCCCACCGCCGGATCGCCATCGCCGTCGATCTGAGCGACGAGAGTGCTTACGCTGTCGAGTGGGCCGTCCAGAACTACCTCCGCCCGGGCGACGCCGTCATCCTCCTCCACGTCCGCTCTACCAGCGTCCTCTACGGCGCCGACTGGGGCGCCATCGACCTCTCGGTCGAGTCCGAGGACGCCGCGTCGGAGGTGTCGCCCCAGCGGCTGGAAGAGGACTTCGACGCCTTCACGGCTACCAAGGCGCAGGACCTGGCTCAGCCGCTCGTCGAGGCGCAGATCCCTTTCAAGATCCACATCGTCAAGGACCACGACATGAAGGAGCGACTCTGCCTCGAGGTTGAAAGGCTTGGTCTGAGCGCGGTCATAATGGGGAGCCGAGGCTTCGGGGCATCCAGGAGGAACAATAAGTCTCGGCTTGGGAGCGTAAGCGACTACTGTGTGCATCACTGTGTTTGTCCTGTTGTTGTGGTTCGATACCCCGACGATGCTGCTGGTGTCGAATCCGGGGACATGGGATCGTCTTTCCCTCTTGCCAATGGCTCCAAAGTTCCTGTGGGGAAGGAGACCGACCTCGATGCGGTGGCTGAGGAGGAGCAAGAGTTTCATGATGCCGCTGAAGAGCACAAAG aTGACCGTTGA
- the LOC122053107 gene encoding transcription factor bHLH112-like: MANQFQSTSRSWRSTASAAVPRSYNQLPSADVFDASSSSCDESPGSISSIAITFQDMHVNSSSSNSSAQEVQALDFGLLSPSNSIQWNQPFFGRGDDSSFHALLQDQEDMTRSSFLFHDDSSSTMINNNNTIPLIVSSSCDRPMLQKNDSRLMTQFIHHPHNYPVNYQQVQELNQSQLLKQQVARSNFHPSDQPIVNSMGNSGVASSSNSEKKGSSKKPRLGTSSSLATFKVRKEKLGDRITALQQLVSPFGKTDTASVLHEAIEYIKFLHNQVRVSSSPYLKNAHKLQRSMNESEDGEGEDDDLRSKGLCLVPISSTKFAVANHEVPSDFLGTPNLGAFR, encoded by the exons ATGGCCAATCAATTCCAATCAACCTCCCGGAGCTGGCGCAGCACCGCCTCTGCCGCCGTCCCGCGGAGCTACAACCAGCTGCCCTCCGCCGACGTGTTCGACGCCAGCTCCAGCTCCTGCGACGAGTCGCCGGGATCGATCTCCAGCATCGCGATAACTTTCCAGGACATGCACGTTAACAGTAGTAGCAGCAACAGCAGTGCTCAAGAAGTGCAAGCGTTGGATTTTGGCCTCCTCTCGCCTTCTAATTCCATCCAATGGAACCAACCTTTCTT TGGAAGAGGAGACGACAGCAGCTTCCATGCCTTGCTCCAAGACCAAGAGGACATGACTCGATCCAGCTTCTTGTTCCATGACGACTCCAGCTCCACCATGATCAATAACAACAATACCATCCCACTGATCGTTTCTTCATCCTGCGATCGACCGATGTTGCAGAAGAATGACAGCCGATTAATGACGCAGTTTATCCATCATCCACATAATTATCCAGTTAATTATCAGCAGGTGCAGGAGTTGAATCAATCACAGCTACTCAAGCAGCAAGTGGCACGCTCAAATTTCCATCCTAGTGATCAGCCAATTGTTAATAGCATG GGTAACTCAGGAGTGGCTTCTTCTTCGAACTCGGAGAAGAAAGGCAGCAGTAAGAAGCCAAGATTAGGCACATCGTCCTCGCTAGCAACATTCAAG GTGAGGAAGGAGAAGCTAGGAGACAGAATTACTGCACTTCAACAACTGGTTTCTCCTTTTGGGAAG ACAGATACTGCATCAGTTCTCCACGAAGCGATCGAGTACATCAAGTTCCTCCACAATCAAGTTCGC GTTTCAAGCTCTCCATATCTGAAGAATGCGCACAAACTGCAGCGA AGCATGAATGAATCAGAGGATGGTGAAGGAGAAGATGACGATCTCAGAAGCAAGGGGCTCTGCCTTGTTCCAATTTCCAGCACTAAATTCGCAGTGGCTAACCATGAGGTCCCTAGTGATTTCTTGGGTACCCCTAACTTAGGAGCGTTTAGATAG
- the LOC122053108 gene encoding universal stress protein PHOS32-like isoform X2, which translates to MDSPRTPPKARLPVIEPSSPRFFLSAAAAASPGSHRRIAIAVDLSDESAYAVEWAVQNYLRPGDAVILLHVRSTSVLYGADWGAIDLSVESEDAASEVSPQRLEEDFDAFTATKAQDLAQPLVEAQIPFKIHIVKDHDMKERLCLEVERLGLSAVIMGSRGFGASRRNNKSRLGSVSDYCVHHCVCPVVVVRYPDDAAGVESGDMGSSFPLANGSKVPVGKETDLDAVAEEEQEFHDAAEEHKDA; encoded by the exons ATGGACTCCCCTCGGACTCCCCCCAAGGCCCGGCTGCCTGTCATAGAGCCCAGCTCCCCTCGCTTCTTCCTctcggccgccgccgccgccagccCCGGTTCCCACCGCCGGATCGCCATCGCCGTCGATCTGAGCGACGAGAGTGCTTACGCTGTCGAGTGGGCCGTCCAGAACTACCTCCGCCCGGGCGACGCCGTCATCCTCCTCCACGTCCGCTCTACCAGCGTCCTCTACGGCGCCGACTGGGGCGCCATCGACCTCTCGGTCGAGTCCGAGGACGCCGCGTCGGAGGTGTCGCCCCAGCGGCTGGAAGAGGACTTCGACGCCTTCACGGCTACCAAGGCGCAGGACCTGGCTCAGCCGCTCGTCGAGGCGCAGATCCCTTTCAAGATCCACATCGTCAAGGACCACGACATGAAGGAGCGACTCTGCCTCGAGGTTGAAAGGCTTGGTCTGAGCGCGGTCATAATGGGGAGCCGAGGCTTCGGGGCATCCAGGAGGAACAATAAGTCTCGGCTTGGGAGCGTAAGCGACTACTGTGTGCATCACTGTGTTTGTCCTGTTGTTGTGGTTCGATACCCCGACGATGCTGCTGGTGTCGAATCCGGGGACATGGGATCGTCTTTCCCTCTTGCCAATGGCTCCAAAGTTCCTGTGGGGAAGGAGACCGACCTCGATGCGGTGGCTGAGGAGGAGCAAGAGTTTCATGATGCCGCTGAAGAGCACAAAG ATGCATGA